A single genomic interval of Procambarus clarkii isolate CNS0578487 chromosome 61, FALCON_Pclarkii_2.0, whole genome shotgun sequence harbors:
- the LOC123753323 gene encoding transcription elongation factor 1 homolog: protein MGRRKSKRKPPPKRKNIEPLDTQFNCPFCNHEKSCEVKMNKPRNAGRVSCLVCLEDFQCTINYLSEPVDVYNEWIDACETAN, encoded by the exons ATGGGTCGTCGCAAGTCAAAGAGAAAGCCACCTCCAAAGAGGAAGAATATTGAACCACTGGATACGCAATTTAATTGTCCATTCTGTAATCACGAAAAGTCATGTGAAGTTAAAAT GAATAAACCAAGGAATGCTGGAAGAGTTTCATGCCTTGTGTGTCTGGAAGACTTCCAGTGTACTATTAACTACCTCTCGGAACCTGTTGATGTTTACAATGAATGGATTGACGCTTGTGAAACTGCAAACTGA